In a genomic window of Octadecabacter temperatus:
- a CDS encoding IclR family transcriptional regulator — protein sequence MPLDKNENNKSGIQVIARAAAILRALKDQPDGMSLGQIATSVDLPRSTVQRIVAALQNERFVIADASGRGLRLGPELGALAESTRYNIVEHCRILLSELSQATGETADLSVLRDDKMIFLDQVPGTHRLRAISSVGEVFPVTTTANGRACLAMLPRKNALKLAGQEWARQNIEPDVAKLNKILDEIAENGIAHDDDEHSEGISAIGFAFEDWIGSLHAISVPVPTSRFSREIVQIEQAIRATQMNVRDMMARGKPKIG from the coding sequence ATGCCGCTGGATAAAAACGAAAATAATAAGTCCGGAATTCAAGTGATTGCCCGAGCGGCAGCGATTCTCCGTGCACTGAAAGACCAGCCTGACGGCATGAGCCTCGGCCAGATCGCGACATCGGTCGATTTACCCCGATCCACAGTTCAACGAATCGTGGCGGCACTCCAGAATGAACGTTTTGTGATTGCCGATGCATCTGGTCGTGGGCTTAGACTTGGGCCGGAACTCGGCGCACTGGCGGAATCCACCCGCTACAACATCGTTGAGCACTGCCGAATTCTGCTGTCGGAATTGTCACAGGCAACCGGTGAAACCGCTGACTTGTCGGTTTTGAGGGATGACAAGATGATATTCCTCGACCAAGTGCCAGGCACCCATCGTCTTCGTGCGATTTCCTCCGTTGGGGAAGTCTTCCCGGTCACGACCACGGCAAATGGCCGAGCATGTCTCGCGATGCTTCCTCGCAAGAATGCGTTGAAACTTGCCGGTCAAGAGTGGGCCCGCCAAAACATCGAGCCCGACGTCGCCAAACTGAACAAGATATTAGATGAAATTGCCGAAAACGGTATCGCACATGATGATGACGAACATTCGGAAGGTATCAGCGCGATCGGGTTCGCCTTCGAAGATTGGATTGGCAGTTTGCATGCGATATCCGTGCCCGTACCGACTTCGCGCTTCTCTCGTGAAATCGTCCAGATCGAGCAAGCAATTCGAGCGACGCAAATGAACGTCAGAGACATGATGGCGCGTGGCAAACCTAAAATTGGCTAG
- a CDS encoding calcium-binding protein, producing the protein MPTGYFVTLGDSNLNAGDAISGGPITFTSVLAIGAGQWSWSGTAGGTPYTNTVEAGQYWLGDDDNVYFVPDLGVVNTLSSASTISPPPFSAPNGIVDGTSGSDDIGAGYIDANGDAVNGWDGDDDTIQFGDGNDTAYAGNGGDLIGSWTTGSGTNTLFGDGGNDSIIGVSRNDSIYGGTGNDWLSGARGRRRVYLWRRFRA; encoded by the coding sequence ATGCCAACTGGATATTTTGTCACGCTGGGTGACAGCAATCTGAACGCAGGCGACGCGATCAGCGGTGGCCCCATCACGTTTACTAGCGTTTTGGCGATAGGTGCCGGCCAATGGAGCTGGTCTGGCACCGCAGGCGGGACCCCCTACACCAATACGGTTGAAGCAGGTCAGTACTGGCTCGGGGATGATGACAATGTCTATTTCGTTCCAGATCTCGGTGTTGTTAATACCCTTTCCTCAGCCTCAACGATTTCGCCCCCGCCGTTTTCCGCTCCAAACGGCATCGTTGACGGGACATCTGGTAGCGATGATATCGGCGCAGGTTACATCGATGCCAATGGGGACGCTGTGAATGGCTGGGACGGCGATGACGACACCATTCAGTTCGGCGACGGCAACGATACGGCTTACGCTGGCAATGGCGGCGACCTAATTGGTTCTTGGACCACGGGGAGTGGCACGAACACGCTTTTTGGTGATGGTGGCAATGACTCAATCATCGGCGTTTCACGGAACGACTCGATTTATGGCGGCACCGGCAACGATTGGTTGAGCGGTGCGCGCGGGCGACGACGTGTTTATCTATGGCGACGGTTCCGGGCATGA
- a CDS encoding cyclase family protein: protein MVEIRGIEFQANTDNDMGLEFVNLSHRFGYQCPNWPYFDDVHIERKHYMAKSGVLSQTMTHTMHVTTHIDAPAHVVQGTPFIDEVPLPHFFGSGLVVSIPKKKWEKITGDDLEKACGHAIRKGDVLIINTGWHKQYEDGDYFAYCPGLVQSAADWMVEKGVKVVGHDTQANDHPLATAIGPQRNGPIMPHLEAEYLEWSGGVPWEVDFPEWEPVHNTLFKAGILGIENVGGDLDSVTGRRVTFAFFPWNWDRGDGCIIRLVAMADKGQDYRIEAGEKF, encoded by the coding sequence ATGGTCGAGATCCGCGGCATCGAGTTTCAAGCAAACACCGACAACGACATGGGACTGGAGTTTGTAAACCTGAGTCACCGGTTTGGGTATCAGTGCCCGAACTGGCCCTACTTCGATGATGTTCATATCGAACGTAAACACTACATGGCCAAATCCGGCGTTCTGTCTCAGACGATGACACATACGATGCACGTCACCACACACATCGACGCGCCTGCGCATGTGGTTCAAGGCACACCGTTCATCGATGAAGTTCCGCTGCCACACTTCTTTGGTTCGGGCCTTGTCGTATCTATCCCCAAGAAAAAGTGGGAAAAAATTACGGGCGACGATCTTGAAAAGGCCTGTGGTCATGCGATCCGCAAGGGCGATGTTTTGATCATCAATACCGGTTGGCATAAGCAATACGAAGACGGTGACTACTTCGCATATTGCCCTGGTCTCGTGCAGTCCGCTGCTGATTGGATGGTCGAAAAAGGCGTTAAGGTTGTTGGGCACGATACGCAGGCCAATGATCACCCGCTTGCCACTGCTATCGGACCTCAGCGCAATGGCCCAATCATGCCACACCTCGAAGCTGAGTATCTTGAGTGGTCCGGTGGCGTTCCTTGGGAGGTTGATTTCCCTGAGTGGGAACCGGTTCACAACACGCTTTTCAAGGCAGGTATCCTTGGCATCGAGAATGTCGGCGGTGATCTGGATTCCGTTACCGGTCGACGTGTGACCTTTGCGTTCTTCCCATGGAATTGGGACCGTGGAGACGGCTGTATCATTCGTTTGGTTGCGATGGCCGACAAAGGGCAGGACTACCGCATCGAAGCTGGCGAAAAATTCTAG
- a CDS encoding cupin domain-containing protein: protein MMTSQTPESTQKDATGTIVLYEEITPFARGDKVETRLMVGRRTDPQAPFTTGTTVFPAGSAAPLHTHNCAEQVTILSGEAEAMVGGEVMTLGALDTSFVPANVPHYFRNIGDGPLSILWIYGAREVTRTFTETGETVAHMSPRDQV from the coding sequence ATGATGACGTCTCAAACACCTGAAAGCACACAGAAAGATGCGACCGGAACGATCGTTCTCTACGAAGAGATCACCCCGTTCGCACGTGGTGACAAAGTCGAAACGCGCCTGATGGTGGGCCGCAGAACCGACCCACAGGCCCCGTTCACAACCGGTACGACCGTTTTTCCCGCAGGCAGCGCAGCCCCATTGCATACGCACAATTGCGCTGAACAGGTTACGATACTGTCAGGTGAGGCCGAGGCAATGGTTGGTGGCGAGGTCATGACGCTAGGCGCACTAGACACCAGCTTTGTTCCAGCCAACGTCCCGCATTACTTTCGCAACATTGGCGACGGGCCGCTGTCGATCTTGTGGATCTATGGCGCACGCGAGGTAACGCGAACGTTTACCGAAACCGGAGAAACCGTCGCCCATATGTCGCCACGTGATCAAGTTTGA
- a CDS encoding AEC family transporter, with the protein MLMQMVEILGPISIITLIGFLMGRSSVGLETRTLSTVVILVATPALIFHTLISMQVTPDTIRTMGGAALVCISVSGLLGLAALLWLGGPIRSFLPALMMPNSGNMGLPLVVLAFGPDGLRLGIAYFFVVALMQHTLGMWIYSGSINPKTLLRQPLIYSVLAVLVVTFTGVPVPSVILVATDLLGGMMIPAMLMLLGASLATLEVADLRPALLVALGRLLFGLASAFMAITILGLQGPVAGIVFLLSTMPTAIVIYVFAERFQQNAKQVAGSVVVSTALTFICLPLLVWAALTISSETGAAARGAPHSQTETFTDSTRFGH; encoded by the coding sequence ATGCTGATGCAGATGGTAGAAATCCTAGGTCCGATCAGCATCATCACGCTGATCGGGTTTTTGATGGGGCGTTCGTCGGTCGGGCTGGAAACGCGCACACTCAGTACTGTGGTCATCTTGGTCGCAACGCCAGCGTTGATCTTTCATACGTTAATCTCGATGCAGGTGACGCCGGACACGATCAGGACCATGGGCGGGGCTGCGCTTGTGTGCATTTCGGTGTCCGGGCTTTTGGGGCTCGCTGCACTTCTTTGGCTGGGTGGTCCGATACGCAGCTTCCTTCCAGCTTTGATGATGCCGAATTCGGGAAATATGGGCCTACCGCTGGTGGTCTTGGCCTTCGGTCCCGACGGGCTGCGCTTGGGGATCGCGTATTTCTTCGTCGTCGCACTGATGCAGCATACGCTGGGCATGTGGATCTATTCGGGAAGCATCAACCCAAAAACGTTGCTACGCCAACCGCTCATCTATTCAGTACTAGCCGTATTGGTCGTGACATTTACGGGCGTTCCGGTTCCTTCCGTCATTTTGGTGGCAACAGATTTGCTGGGCGGCATGATGATACCCGCAATGTTGATGCTGCTTGGCGCATCGCTTGCGACGCTCGAGGTCGCCGATCTGCGCCCTGCGCTGTTGGTTGCCCTGGGCAGATTGCTTTTCGGCCTCGCGTCCGCGTTCATGGCGATTACGATCCTCGGATTGCAAGGACCGGTCGCAGGTATCGTGTTCTTGTTGTCGACTATGCCGACGGCGATCGTGATTTACGTTTTCGCCGAGAGGTTTCAACAGAACGCCAAACAAGTGGCAGGGTCTGTCGTGGTCTCGACCGCTCTAACGTTCATTTGTCTGCCCTTGCTCGTCTGGGCAGCGCTGACAATTTCAAGCGAAACTGGAGCTGCCGCGAGGGGGGCTCCGCACTCACAAACCGAAACATTCACCGACAGCACAAGGTTCGGGCACTAA
- a CDS encoding tripartite tricarboxylate transporter permease, producing the protein MFEMFAEGFAMAMRLDTMALMSIGLFAGMLVGSLPGFTTLMAMAILLPISFFLEPIVGIPFLLGIYKGGIFGGSVPAILISMPGTGAAVATSRDGYKLTQQGKSRKALDMALFASVWGDTSSDMFTIIMMFPIAVLVMQFGPPELFAVLLMSLVIIAATSGSNPLKSLIMMMFGLWLSFIGTDPLGGVERFTFGLFELKSGIPLLPMLIGVFALPEVASVIIRNEKSRKLAALVGERLTFAEFRRCLKTICRSTAIGTGVGIVPGLGQIVAAMMGYSAAKNASDHPETFGEGELEGVAAAEAANNAVNGPTMVPLLTLGIPGDNVTAILLGAFVAQGLRPGPQLFEEQGATVFAILVAMVIANLLFLVIGYLSIPMFSRLVTIKTSILIPLVIMFAFAGTYVFRSDANDLLILVAFGVFGIIAKSARFDVMPMVMGFILGPSMEYAFGQTAAMSGGNPVGFFVTERIGALAVLLATPVIGYLLWKRLYGSPKTT; encoded by the coding sequence ATGTTTGAAATGTTCGCTGAAGGCTTTGCGATGGCAATGCGCCTCGACACGATGGCGCTGATGAGCATCGGCCTTTTCGCCGGAATGCTCGTTGGTTCTTTGCCTGGGTTTACGACCTTGATGGCAATGGCGATCCTGTTGCCCATCTCCTTTTTCCTTGAGCCAATCGTTGGCATTCCATTCCTATTGGGCATCTACAAAGGCGGCATTTTTGGAGGCAGTGTTCCCGCGATCTTGATCTCAATGCCGGGCACAGGTGCTGCGGTGGCGACATCGCGTGATGGCTATAAGCTCACCCAACAGGGCAAATCGCGCAAAGCGCTTGATATGGCGCTGTTCGCGTCAGTCTGGGGCGATACGTCGAGTGATATGTTCACCATTATCATGATGTTCCCGATCGCCGTTTTGGTTATGCAATTCGGGCCGCCCGAACTGTTTGCCGTGCTGTTGATGAGCCTCGTGATTATTGCCGCTACTTCAGGTTCTAACCCGCTTAAAAGCTTGATCATGATGATGTTCGGCCTGTGGCTGTCCTTTATCGGGACTGACCCACTTGGTGGTGTCGAACGCTTTACCTTTGGCCTGTTTGAGCTGAAGTCAGGCATTCCATTGCTGCCAATGTTGATCGGTGTGTTTGCTTTGCCAGAAGTGGCGTCTGTCATCATCCGCAATGAAAAGAGCCGCAAGTTGGCAGCGCTTGTCGGCGAGCGTCTGACATTCGCTGAATTCCGCCGCTGCCTTAAGACCATCTGCCGTTCAACGGCAATTGGTACAGGTGTCGGAATTGTACCTGGCTTGGGGCAGATCGTTGCCGCCATGATGGGGTACTCCGCAGCGAAGAACGCCTCTGATCATCCAGAAACATTTGGCGAAGGCGAGCTGGAAGGCGTCGCTGCAGCGGAGGCCGCAAACAACGCGGTAAATGGCCCGACAATGGTGCCACTGCTGACACTTGGCATTCCGGGCGACAACGTGACGGCGATCTTACTGGGGGCATTTGTGGCACAAGGCCTGCGCCCCGGACCTCAATTGTTTGAAGAGCAGGGCGCGACCGTATTCGCGATCCTCGTTGCGATGGTCATTGCTAACCTGCTTTTCCTCGTCATCGGATACCTATCCATTCCGATGTTCTCGCGACTGGTGACGATCAAGACATCGATCCTCATCCCGCTGGTGATCATGTTTGCCTTTGCAGGAACCTATGTGTTCCGTTCCGACGCAAACGACCTGCTGATCCTCGTTGCTTTTGGGGTGTTCGGGATCATCGCTAAGTCGGCAAGGTTTGATGTGATGCCCATGGTGATGGGCTTCATCTTAGGGCCATCGATGGAGTACGCCTTCGGCCAGACCGCGGCCATGTCGGGCGGTAATCCGGTCGGGTTCTTCGTTACGGAACGAATTGGCGCGCTGGCTGTTCTGCTCGCCACCCCCGTTATTGGCTACCTGCTGTGGAAACGTCTCTACGGCTCACCCAAGACGACATAA
- a CDS encoding tripartite tricarboxylate transporter TctB family protein — protein MSNKNLFKSPEVKMLVVLFLGAVLSLVFLSFLVAEPKALFGRSLSAIAPTLFPGIVLFLMAVMCGIEFFMIRAGTVAEPEEGMSRPEWVRAAMLFGTLTLFALTMQPFGFLISTAIATTLISLQMGARSPIQIALVAIVGPVALYLAATQLLAVSLPELNSIELFYSRVLSLLSGGTGAGE, from the coding sequence GTGAGCAACAAAAACCTCTTCAAGTCGCCCGAAGTTAAGATGCTCGTCGTCTTATTCCTCGGTGCAGTATTGTCGCTAGTCTTCTTGTCGTTTCTGGTTGCTGAACCCAAAGCGCTGTTTGGACGGTCGCTTTCGGCGATTGCACCGACGCTCTTTCCTGGCATCGTTTTGTTCTTGATGGCCGTCATGTGTGGAATCGAGTTCTTTATGATCCGCGCTGGCACTGTGGCTGAACCCGAAGAGGGCATGAGCCGTCCAGAATGGGTACGTGCAGCGATGCTCTTTGGGACATTGACGCTTTTTGCTCTCACGATGCAGCCTTTCGGTTTCTTGATTTCAACCGCAATCGCAACGACGCTGATCTCGCTTCAAATGGGTGCGCGATCACCGATCCAGATCGCGCTTGTGGCGATAGTTGGACCTGTGGCGCTCTATTTGGCTGCCACACAGTTGCTGGCGGTTTCGTTACCTGAACTCAACTCAATCGAACTGTTTTATTCCCGCGTTCTATCGCTGCTTTCCGGCGGCACTGGAGCGGGCGAATGA
- a CDS encoding Bug family tripartite tricarboxylate transporter substrate binding protein — translation MFTTFAKKSLAVLAVTGTAIAASMSPALAEYPEKPITMVIPLGAGGSHDLNARVITSIIPTYLEQAMIVRLTPGAGGQKGTQEVANAPADGYTLLFTHNYIDMLQQHVETLPYDPAEDFVTVARVNFAPIAVAVLADSPYQTMDDLIEASKADPGGIQMAHSGNWGALFVPAAQMMKSLGMEWNLVPYQGGGPALQALLSGDADVTMGFPSSLSSHIDAGTVRILATAGPERIYDDIPTFTEVGVEGDIGFMHRVVLAPADTPEDVLATLSEAFVALGEDRTFTRMMGRLGENIEIITGAEYDAMRAEQSVAYEALVADLTSQ, via the coding sequence ATGTTTACGACTTTTGCTAAGAAATCGCTGGCTGTGCTGGCTGTCACAGGGACCGCGATTGCGGCGTCCATGTCACCCGCACTTGCGGAATACCCTGAAAAGCCGATCACGATGGTGATCCCGCTTGGTGCGGGTGGTTCGCATGACCTAAACGCGCGTGTTATCACGTCCATCATTCCAACCTACCTTGAGCAGGCGATGATCGTCCGTTTGACGCCAGGTGCGGGTGGGCAGAAAGGCACACAAGAAGTCGCGAATGCGCCTGCTGACGGCTACACGCTTTTGTTCACGCACAACTACATCGACATGCTGCAACAGCACGTAGAAACGCTGCCATATGATCCGGCAGAAGATTTCGTAACTGTTGCACGTGTGAACTTTGCACCGATCGCTGTGGCCGTGCTTGCTGACAGCCCTTACCAGACCATGGACGATTTGATTGAGGCGTCCAAGGCGGATCCAGGTGGCATTCAGATGGCGCATTCGGGGAACTGGGGCGCGCTGTTTGTGCCGGCCGCACAGATGATGAAATCGCTTGGTATGGAATGGAACCTTGTACCGTACCAAGGTGGCGGGCCAGCTCTTCAGGCACTGCTTAGCGGCGACGCTGATGTAACGATGGGTTTCCCTTCCTCGCTGTCCAGCCACATCGATGCTGGCACGGTTCGCATTCTTGCAACGGCAGGCCCTGAACGCATCTACGACGACATCCCAACGTTCACCGAAGTTGGCGTAGAAGGCGACATTGGCTTCATGCACCGCGTGGTTCTTGCACCTGCTGATACACCGGAAGATGTTCTTGCGACGTTGAGCGAAGCATTTGTTGCGCTGGGCGAAGACCGGACGTTCACACGCATGATGGGCCGTCTTGGTGAAAACATCGAGATTATCACTGGTGCTGAATACGACGCGATGCGTGCTGAACAAAGCGTTGCATACGAAGCGTTGGTTGCAGACCTGACTTCGCAATAA
- a CDS encoding Gfo/Idh/MocA family protein has translation MRQVEVAVIGTGWCGGMRAESLAKSALVDKLHICEINPERMAEVKELTNPASATADYQDIIRNPAIEIVYISTTPEPTHYPIARDCLKAGKHVLLEKPIAMELSEADDLINIAEANGVKFTIGYSQRFNPKIAWAKKAISEGKLGKIVNVMVSRHLSRTLGERIAGRVKLSPAAMESTHDLDFVYWLLGAKPTKVYSQGAYGFMEELNGSYDCMWNTVNMDNGSLVIVGGGWNLPPSYPNYCATWIEITGTEGSLVLDDTSRDNWLNLADGGTQFPMSTMPGEHVDHMYAGQMGPETLHFLESVLLDREPLVSAEHARMVMESYLAADISAEIGEPVSLPLSNSSLAKLADMKAAQ, from the coding sequence ATGAGACAGGTTGAAGTCGCCGTGATCGGCACAGGTTGGTGCGGTGGAATGCGAGCGGAGTCGCTGGCAAAGTCGGCACTCGTCGACAAGCTTCATATCTGTGAGATTAACCCTGAAAGAATGGCTGAGGTCAAAGAACTGACCAATCCCGCGTCCGCGACGGCCGACTATCAGGACATCATCCGCAATCCCGCGATCGAGATTGTCTACATCTCGACAACGCCGGAACCGACCCATTACCCGATTGCACGTGACTGCCTGAAGGCGGGCAAACACGTGCTGCTGGAAAAGCCCATCGCGATGGAACTGTCCGAGGCTGATGACTTGATCAACATCGCAGAGGCGAACGGCGTGAAGTTCACCATCGGCTATTCGCAGCGCTTCAACCCCAAGATCGCTTGGGCCAAGAAGGCGATTTCTGAGGGTAAGCTGGGCAAAATCGTAAATGTCATGGTCAGCCGCCACCTGTCACGCACCCTTGGTGAACGTATCGCGGGACGTGTAAAGCTGTCCCCCGCGGCGATGGAATCCACCCACGATTTGGATTTCGTTTACTGGTTGCTCGGCGCGAAACCGACGAAAGTTTATTCGCAAGGCGCCTACGGCTTCATGGAAGAACTTAACGGGTCTTATGACTGCATGTGGAACACCGTGAACATGGATAACGGTTCGCTTGTCATTGTTGGTGGCGGTTGGAACTTGCCACCCAGCTACCCGAACTATTGCGCCACTTGGATTGAGATTACAGGCACCGAAGGGTCCCTCGTTCTTGACGACACCTCGCGTGATAACTGGTTGAACCTTGCAGACGGCGGAACACAGTTTCCAATGTCGACCATGCCTGGTGAGCACGTGGATCACATGTATGCGGGACAGATGGGGCCAGAGACACTGCACTTCCTTGAATCTGTTTTGTTGGATCGCGAACCGCTTGTTTCCGCTGAACACGCACGCATGGTAATGGAAAGCTACCTTGCGGCCGACATCTCCGCCGAGATTGGCGAGCCCGTTAGCCTGCCGCTTTCCAATAGCTCATTGGCCAAGCTGGCCGATATGAAAGCGGCGCAGTAA
- a CDS encoding OsmC family protein — MSTVKEKPIWKFTVTGRQTSNTQSVAEARGKSAIIDEPIQRGGTDEGPMPVEYVFMGLVGCTHVISNKLAAANGITFTSMDIDISVTMDSHGTRLINPIDVPFPSVTLNINAEFDGPREGAVKVSEVLREYCAVSKMLQESGTVVFENWTLNGETVPQVQG; from the coding sequence ATGTCGACCGTCAAAGAGAAGCCGATTTGGAAATTCACCGTCACTGGGCGTCAAACTTCTAACACGCAATCCGTCGCGGAGGCCCGTGGCAAGAGCGCGATTATCGATGAGCCGATCCAGCGAGGCGGCACCGATGAAGGTCCTATGCCGGTTGAGTATGTGTTCATGGGGCTCGTGGGATGTACCCATGTGATTTCTAATAAACTTGCCGCTGCAAATGGCATTACGTTCACGTCGATGGATATCGATATCTCCGTTACAATGGACAGCCACGGCACCCGTTTGATCAACCCGATCGATGTTCCGTTCCCGTCTGTTACGTTGAATATCAATGCAGAATTTGATGGTCCTCGCGAAGGCGCTGTAAAGGTTTCTGAGGTCCTGCGTGAGTACTGTGCTGTTTCGAAAATGTTGCAAGAGTCCGGTACCGTTGTGTTCGAAAACTGGACGCTGAACGGCGAAACCGTTCCGCAGGTTCAAGGGTGA
- a CDS encoding NAD(P)-dependent oxidoreductase → MTDTLQTIGIFGLGLIGSAVARRLIGAGHIVHGFDPDPARSVALENLGGKPCSATQVWDADVIFSCVFDTDQLAAVIEMAPNAEKVLVSVSTCDPDQMRGLADAAAKRGVVLIEAPISGTSRALSNGDVLLLVAGDEGTVEQIAPILAAMSRQYMHVGAIGNGNRAKLAINLVLGLNRAALAEGLVYAEALGLAPNDFLDIAKASAAQSAVMNTKGQMMAQREFAAQGRIAQSAKDFTLIRDGAAAIGQGLPFTETYLAMMHDAIEKGEGDLDNSAVLLPIARTRPKGD, encoded by the coding sequence ATGACGGACACGCTTCAAACAATCGGGATATTCGGGCTCGGGCTGATCGGCAGCGCGGTTGCCCGCCGATTGATTGGGGCAGGGCACATCGTTCACGGATTTGATCCCGACCCTGCACGCAGCGTTGCGCTGGAAAATCTTGGTGGAAAGCCCTGTTCTGCCACGCAGGTCTGGGACGCTGACGTGATATTCTCGTGCGTTTTCGATACCGACCAACTGGCCGCTGTTATTGAAATGGCCCCCAATGCTGAAAAAGTTCTGGTATCGGTAAGTACCTGTGATCCTGACCAGATGCGGGGCTTGGCCGATGCCGCTGCCAAACGTGGCGTCGTTTTGATAGAAGCGCCGATTTCTGGAACAAGCCGCGCGTTGAGCAACGGGGATGTTTTATTGCTGGTCGCTGGCGATGAAGGCACCGTTGAACAAATCGCCCCGATCCTGGCTGCTATGTCGCGCCAGTACATGCATGTCGGCGCAATCGGTAACGGCAATCGCGCGAAACTGGCGATTAACCTTGTTCTTGGGTTGAACCGTGCGGCACTCGCCGAAGGGTTGGTCTACGCAGAAGCGCTGGGACTGGCCCCGAACGATTTTTTAGACATCGCGAAAGCATCCGCAGCCCAATCGGCCGTGATGAACACCAAAGGCCAGATGATGGCGCAGCGTGAGTTCGCAGCCCAAGGGCGGATCGCGCAATCTGCCAAGGACTTTACCCTAATACGTGATGGGGCCGCTGCCATCGGGCAAGGTTTGCCGTTCACAGAAACCTATCTGGCGATGATGCATGACGCGATTGAGAAGGGCGAAGGAGACTTGGACAATTCCGCGGTCTTATTGCCGATCGCAAGAACGCGCCCGAAAGGCGACTGA
- a CDS encoding carboxymuconolactone decarboxylase family protein yields MSQRLTGLSHEEATGTTKMVYEGSDRFLGRTANLQRILGTHSPYIARWFGGFVAAVRQPDLGATTDPRLRGLASIKTSMVNACEYCTAHTSVFGQGLGISDEELEAMMTDAYKTSPLFDERDRAAIAWAEAMTNNTAQRDKNVWEVMKANFTEAEIVEISLAAGMFNMINRLNDSFWTTLESPEHNKRQWNAVEGLSVDEIEAFAGKFAEVGAAERKV; encoded by the coding sequence ATGTCACAACGCCTAACTGGACTAAGCCACGAAGAAGCGACCGGAACCACCAAAATGGTCTATGAAGGCTCGGATCGCTTTCTAGGTCGTACCGCTAATCTTCAACGCATCTTGGGGACGCATAGCCCTTATATTGCCCGTTGGTTTGGCGGCTTCGTCGCTGCTGTGCGCCAACCTGATCTTGGTGCCACGACAGACCCGCGGTTGCGCGGTCTTGCCAGCATCAAAACATCGATGGTCAATGCCTGTGAATACTGCACGGCGCACACTTCGGTCTTTGGGCAGGGGCTTGGCATTTCAGACGAAGAGCTCGAAGCGATGATGACCGACGCTTACAAGACAAGCCCGCTGTTTGATGAACGCGATCGCGCAGCTATCGCTTGGGCTGAAGCTATGACAAACAACACCGCGCAACGTGACAAGAACGTCTGGGAAGTTATGAAGGCGAATTTTACGGAAGCGGAAATTGTCGAGATTTCACTGGCGGCTGGGATGTTCAACATGATCAACCGCTTGAACGACAGTTTTTGGACAACGCTTGAGTCTCCTGAGCACAACAAAAGGCAATGGAATGCTGTTGAAGGCCTGTCTGTCGATGAAATCGAAGCCTTTGCTGGCAAGTTTGCTGAAGTGGGCGCAGCTGAACGCAAAGTGTAA